A single Anaeromyxobacter diazotrophicus DNA region contains:
- a CDS encoding winged helix-turn-helix domain-containing protein — protein sequence MAPRPTLTAAQARALHLAAQGLLTPPARAARREDVLAAVRRMALLQLDTIHVVARSHHLVLHARLGEAYRPEWLDELLAEAALFETWAHEACLAPVEEHGLHRRVLATSQHWFVKRARKLLADEREGMAALLEEVRRRGPVKTSDFASARPRHGGWWGWKKEKAWLEAWLALGELMVARRERFQRVYDLAERVLPAAARREPPDEAAARQAVIEQSVRALGVTQARWIHDYFRTRPRLTPEDLRPLVEAGRLLEVRVRGWAAPGFVHRDHAPLLRRAAGGELAATHTALLSPFDPVVWDRERALAMFGFDYRLECYVPARKRRHGYFVLPILRRGALVGRLDAKAHRVRGVFEVKALHLEPGVAAGPALLGDLAAALTASARWHGTPQVRLGRRVAPPLRAALGARLAEVPSPGAGGRERPAKLARPV from the coding sequence ATGGCACCCCGCCCCACCCTCACCGCCGCCCAGGCCCGCGCGCTCCACCTCGCCGCCCAGGGGCTGCTCACGCCGCCGGCCCGCGCGGCTCGCCGCGAGGACGTGCTCGCCGCGGTGCGGCGCATGGCGCTCCTCCAGCTCGACACCATCCACGTCGTGGCCCGCAGCCACCACCTGGTGCTGCACGCCCGGCTCGGCGAAGCCTACCGACCCGAGTGGCTCGACGAGCTGCTGGCGGAGGCGGCGCTCTTCGAGACCTGGGCCCACGAGGCCTGCCTGGCGCCGGTGGAGGAGCACGGGCTGCACCGGCGGGTGCTGGCGACGAGCCAGCACTGGTTCGTCAAGCGGGCGCGCAAGCTCCTCGCCGACGAGCGCGAGGGGATGGCGGCCCTGCTCGAGGAGGTGCGCCGGCGCGGGCCGGTCAAGACCTCGGACTTCGCGAGCGCGCGGCCGCGCCACGGCGGCTGGTGGGGGTGGAAGAAGGAGAAGGCGTGGCTCGAGGCGTGGCTCGCGCTCGGCGAGCTGATGGTCGCGCGGCGCGAGCGGTTCCAGCGCGTCTACGACCTCGCGGAGCGGGTGCTGCCCGCCGCGGCGCGACGCGAGCCGCCGGACGAGGCCGCCGCGCGGCAGGCGGTGATCGAGCAGTCGGTGCGGGCGCTGGGCGTGACCCAGGCCCGCTGGATCCACGACTACTTCCGCACCCGGCCCCGGCTCACGCCGGAGGACCTCCGCCCGCTGGTCGAGGCGGGCCGGCTGCTCGAGGTCCGCGTCCGGGGCTGGGCGGCGCCCGGCTTCGTCCACCGCGACCACGCGCCGCTCCTGCGCCGCGCCGCGGGCGGGGAGCTCGCGGCCACGCACACCGCGCTCCTCTCGCCCTTCGACCCGGTGGTGTGGGACCGCGAGCGCGCGCTCGCCATGTTCGGCTTCGACTACCGGCTGGAGTGCTACGTGCCGGCCCGCAAGCGGCGCCATGGCTACTTCGTCCTGCCCATCCTGCGGCGCGGGGCGCTGGTCGGCCGGCTCGACGCCAAGGCTCACCGGGTCCGCGGCGTCTTCGAGGTGAAGGCGCTGCACCTCGAGCCGGGGGTCGCGGCCGGCCCGGCGCTGCTCGGCGACCTGGCGGCCGCGCTCACCGCCAGCGCCCGCTGGCACGGCACGCCCCAGGTCCGGTTGGGGCGGCGGGTGGCGCCGCCGCTGCGGGCGGCGCTCGGGGCGAGGCTGGCGGAGGTCCCGTCCCCGGGGGCGGGAGGCCGCGAGCGCCCTGCAAAACTCGCCCGTCCGGTGTAG
- a CDS encoding PAS domain S-box protein, translating into MAWRLAAGVLAIDLCVAALVAYPLRQELAQQRAAALASAGNLAHLLDDDLTAALDKIELAVHAAADEWERTPEAERAGPALDAFLERERARVPDLAGLRITDGAGVIRHGAPKALAGVGVSLADREFFGPLQAGAPAGTFVTKPYLGRLSGRQILAVARQLASPDGRFAGAVAGTFALERLSVLLSTLDVGPHGSVSVRARDLSLVARSGPPGDHVEFGSTSVSPELRRVVDAGLAHGTYDARAGADGFDRSFAFRKLSRYPFYVLVGLAPADYLAAWRRQSQLAGGLVVLFWCGTIAGAWFVHRAWRQRLQYERLLVERTERLRASEQRYRVVADNTHDWEFWAGTDGRPSYVSPSCFAISGHTAEEFLADPGLLRRLVHPDDRAVVEAHEREVKARPGPTQLTFRLVRPDGQARWIEHRCKPVVDAAGQPLGLRGSYQDIHTRKLAEEALAQEKERLAVTLRSIGDGVIATDLEQRVVLLNSVAERLTGWTAAEAEGRPLAEVFRIVHSETGAPVENPIAKALATGRIVELANHTSLLRRDGRSCVIADSGSPIRDRDSRIIGAVLVFRDITVQERAEQELARVQRVESLAVLAGGIAHDFNNLLTSIFGNLSYAREAVAGPPEVAEALADAEGASLRARSLTQQLLTFARGGAPVKEQVDLAELVEETARFAAHGSGTACQFDLAPGLAAVVDAGQIGQVVQNLVLNGIQAMASGGTLRISGAPCAVPAVNPFALPPGRYVRLTVQDQGPGIAPEVLPRIFDPFFTTKAEGNGLGLSICHSIVLKHDGHIEAASRPGEGAAFHVYLPASDAAAEPLEAAAAEPPAPAGGRRVLVMDDEDAIRALVARTLRPLDYEVVGARDGQEALAQYARAQEEGRPFAAVLMDLTIPGGMGGKEAIAKLRALDPGVVAIVSSGYSTDPVMAHHADHGFRGVLVKPYLAEDLRRVLSRVLGSSRAQG; encoded by the coding sequence TTGGCGTGGCGGCTCGCCGCGGGCGTGCTGGCCATCGATCTGTGCGTCGCGGCGCTGGTCGCCTATCCCCTCCGGCAGGAGCTGGCGCAGCAGCGCGCGGCGGCGCTGGCGTCGGCCGGGAACCTGGCGCACCTGCTCGACGACGACCTCACCGCCGCCCTCGACAAGATCGAGCTGGCGGTCCACGCGGCCGCGGACGAGTGGGAGCGGACGCCGGAGGCCGAGCGCGCCGGTCCGGCGCTCGACGCGTTCCTCGAGCGCGAGCGGGCGCGCGTCCCCGACCTCGCCGGCCTGCGGATCACCGACGGCGCCGGGGTGATCCGGCACGGCGCGCCGAAGGCCCTCGCCGGCGTGGGCGTGAGCCTCGCCGACCGGGAGTTCTTCGGCCCGCTCCAGGCCGGCGCCCCGGCGGGCACGTTCGTCACCAAGCCGTACCTGGGGCGGCTCAGCGGCCGGCAGATCCTGGCCGTGGCGCGCCAGCTCGCCTCGCCCGACGGGCGCTTCGCCGGAGCGGTGGCGGGCACCTTCGCCCTGGAGCGCCTCTCCGTCCTCCTCTCCACCCTCGACGTCGGCCCGCACGGCTCGGTGTCGGTGCGCGCCCGGGACCTGAGCCTGGTGGCGCGCAGCGGCCCCCCCGGCGACCACGTCGAGTTCGGCAGCACCAGCGTCTCGCCCGAGCTGCGGCGCGTGGTGGACGCCGGCCTCGCCCACGGGACCTACGACGCGCGCGCGGGCGCCGACGGCTTCGATCGCTCGTTCGCCTTCCGCAAGCTGTCGCGCTACCCGTTCTACGTGCTGGTCGGGCTCGCGCCCGCGGACTACCTCGCCGCCTGGCGCCGGCAGTCCCAGCTGGCCGGCGGGCTCGTGGTCTTGTTCTGGTGCGGGACCATCGCCGGCGCCTGGTTCGTCCACCGGGCCTGGCGGCAGCGGCTCCAGTACGAGCGGCTCCTGGTGGAGCGGACCGAGCGGCTGCGCGCGAGCGAGCAGCGCTACCGGGTGGTGGCGGACAACACGCACGACTGGGAGTTCTGGGCCGGGACGGACGGCCGCCCGAGCTACGTGTCGCCGTCCTGCTTCGCCATCAGCGGGCACACCGCCGAAGAGTTCCTGGCGGACCCCGGCCTGCTGCGCCGGCTGGTCCACCCGGACGACCGGGCGGTGGTGGAGGCGCACGAGCGCGAGGTGAAGGCGCGGCCGGGGCCGACGCAGCTCACGTTCAGGCTCGTGCGGCCCGACGGGCAGGCGCGCTGGATCGAGCACCGCTGCAAGCCGGTGGTGGACGCGGCGGGGCAGCCGCTCGGCCTGCGCGGCAGCTACCAGGACATCCACACGCGCAAGCTGGCGGAGGAGGCGCTGGCGCAGGAGAAGGAGCGGCTGGCGGTCACGCTGCGGAGCATCGGCGACGGCGTCATCGCCACCGATCTCGAGCAGCGGGTGGTGCTCCTCAACAGCGTGGCGGAGCGGCTGACCGGCTGGACCGCCGCGGAGGCGGAGGGGAGGCCGCTGGCGGAGGTCTTCCGGATCGTCCACTCCGAGACGGGGGCGCCGGTCGAGAACCCGATCGCGAAGGCGCTCGCGACCGGCAGGATCGTCGAGCTCGCCAACCACACCTCGCTCCTCCGTCGGGACGGGCGCTCGTGCGTCATCGCCGACAGCGGCTCGCCCATCCGGGACCGCGACAGCCGCATCATCGGCGCGGTGCTGGTCTTCCGCGACATCACCGTCCAGGAGCGCGCGGAGCAGGAGCTGGCTCGCGTGCAGCGGGTGGAGTCGCTGGCGGTGCTGGCGGGCGGGATCGCCCACGACTTCAACAACCTGCTCACCAGCATCTTCGGCAACCTCTCGTACGCGCGCGAGGCGGTGGCCGGGCCGCCGGAGGTGGCGGAGGCGCTGGCGGACGCCGAGGGGGCCTCGCTGCGCGCGCGCTCCCTGACGCAGCAGCTGCTCACGTTCGCGAGGGGCGGCGCGCCGGTCAAGGAGCAGGTGGACCTGGCGGAGCTCGTCGAGGAGACCGCCCGCTTCGCGGCGCACGGCTCGGGCACGGCGTGCCAGTTCGACCTCGCCCCCGGGCTCGCGGCGGTGGTGGACGCGGGGCAGATCGGGCAGGTGGTGCAGAACCTGGTGCTGAACGGCATCCAGGCCATGGCCTCCGGCGGGACGCTCCGCATCTCGGGCGCGCCCTGCGCCGTGCCGGCGGTGAACCCGTTCGCGCTCCCGCCTGGACGGTACGTGCGCCTCACGGTCCAGGACCAGGGCCCCGGGATCGCCCCGGAGGTGCTGCCCCGCATCTTCGACCCGTTCTTCACCACCAAGGCCGAGGGGAACGGCCTCGGGCTCTCCATCTGCCACTCCATCGTCCTCAAGCACGACGGGCACATCGAGGCGGCGTCGCGGCCGGGCGAGGGGGCGGCGTTCCACGTGTACCTCCCCGCCAGCGACGCGGCGGCGGAGCCGCTCGAGGCCGCCGCGGCGGAGCCCCCCGCGCCTGCCGGCGGCCGGCGCGTGCTCGTGATGGACGACGAGGACGCCATCCGGGCGCTGGTGGCGCGGACGCTGCGGCCGCTCGACTACGAGGTGGTGGGGGCGCGCGACGGGCAGGAGGCGCTCGCGCAATACGCCCGGGCGCAGGAGGAGGGTCGCCCCTTCGCGGCCGTGCTGATGGACCTCACCATCCCCGGCGGCATGGGCGGGAAGGAGGCCATCGCGAAGCTCCGCGCGCTCGATCCGGGCGTGGTGGCCATCGTCTCGTCGGGCTACTCGACCGACCCGGTGATGGCGCATCACGCCGACCACGGCTTCCGCGGCGTGCTGGTGAAGCCCTACCTGGCCGAGGACCTGCGGCGGGTGCTGAGCCGCGTGCTCGGGTCCAGCAGGGCTCAGGGCTGA
- a CDS encoding sensor histidine kinase gives MPERPDEAAATGGLDRVDALVRAECVRALFERNAVAQATVFLNSAIVLVVLWGHAPSVRLLAWAGALWLVAGGRLAIGAAFLAAPAPVDAERWARRAVAGAALNGALWGAAPVALLGPGSSLAHLVFLAFVLGGMAAGAALSSSSRPAAFLAFTVPALLPVLLLLLSGGDRLRVGMGILVAVFGAAATAISRSAGRALADAVRLRFANAELAQGLAELNAALEARVAERNAQLDASRAREREAEGQLASAARLAMLGTLAAGVAHEINNPLTYLRSNLSFVREEWARARADAEAQAALDEALADASEGVERVREIVRHLMALSWFEAPGGAQEVDLHGALDLCLDMARPELQPRAAIQRSYGAIPPVLGDRTRLVQVFLNLLLHAAHAVPPGDPAHHEVRVATRLDAVSRRVVVEVSDTGLGIPEASLERIWNPFFTAPAERGIGLGLSMCQGLVSALGGTISVRSQEGAGSTFTVSLKAAEGAPAGARRGAG, from the coding sequence GTGCCTGAGAGGCCCGACGAGGCGGCGGCGACCGGCGGCCTCGATCGCGTCGACGCGCTCGTCCGCGCCGAGTGCGTCCGCGCGCTCTTCGAGCGGAACGCGGTCGCGCAGGCGACCGTCTTCCTGAACTCCGCGATCGTGCTCGTGGTGCTGTGGGGTCACGCTCCCTCCGTGCGGCTCCTCGCGTGGGCTGGAGCGCTGTGGCTCGTCGCGGGGGGCCGGCTCGCGATCGGCGCCGCTTTCCTCGCCGCGCCCGCGCCGGTGGACGCGGAGCGGTGGGCGCGGCGGGCGGTCGCCGGAGCGGCCCTCAACGGCGCGCTGTGGGGCGCGGCCCCGGTCGCCCTCCTCGGCCCCGGCAGCTCGCTCGCGCACCTCGTCTTCCTCGCCTTCGTGCTCGGGGGCATGGCCGCGGGCGCCGCGCTCAGCAGCTCCAGCCGGCCCGCCGCCTTCCTCGCCTTCACCGTCCCGGCGCTCCTGCCCGTGCTCCTGCTGCTGCTCTCGGGCGGGGACCGGCTCCGCGTCGGGATGGGGATCCTGGTCGCGGTCTTCGGGGCGGCGGCCACGGCCATCTCGCGATCGGCGGGGCGGGCGCTGGCCGACGCGGTGCGGCTCCGGTTCGCGAACGCGGAGCTGGCCCAAGGGCTCGCCGAGCTCAACGCGGCCCTCGAGGCGCGGGTGGCGGAGCGCAACGCCCAGCTCGACGCCTCCCGCGCGCGGGAGCGCGAGGCGGAGGGGCAGCTCGCGAGCGCGGCCCGGCTGGCCATGCTGGGGACGCTCGCGGCCGGGGTGGCGCACGAGATCAACAACCCCCTCACCTACCTCCGGTCCAACCTGAGCTTCGTGCGCGAGGAGTGGGCCCGGGCCCGCGCCGACGCCGAGGCGCAGGCCGCGCTCGACGAGGCGCTCGCCGACGCCAGCGAGGGCGTGGAGCGCGTGCGCGAGATCGTCCGCCACCTCATGGCGCTCTCCTGGTTCGAGGCGCCCGGCGGCGCGCAGGAGGTGGATCTGCACGGCGCGCTCGACCTGTGCCTCGACATGGCCCGCCCGGAGCTCCAGCCCCGCGCCGCCATCCAGCGCTCGTACGGGGCGATCCCTCCGGTGCTGGGCGATCGGACGCGCCTCGTGCAGGTGTTCCTGAACCTCCTCCTCCACGCGGCGCACGCCGTGCCGCCCGGCGACCCGGCCCACCACGAGGTGCGCGTCGCCACGCGCCTCGACGCCGTGAGCCGGCGGGTGGTGGTGGAGGTCTCGGACACGGGCCTCGGGATCCCCGAGGCGAGCCTGGAGCGGATCTGGAATCCCTTCTTCACGGCGCCGGCCGAGCGCGGCATCGGGCTCGGGCTCTCCATGTGCCAGGGCCTGGTGAGCGCGCTCGGCGGGACCATCTCGGTGCGCAGCCAGGAGGGCGCGGGCAGCACCTTCACGGTGTCGCTCAAGGCGGCGGAGGGCGCCCCCGCCGGCGCGCGGCGCGGCGCCGGGTGA
- a CDS encoding amino acid ABC transporter substrate-binding protein: MKRILLAALCLAAVHGNALAADSSLAAVKAKGKLVLGLDDSFPPMGFRNDDNQIVGYDIDLARDVARRLGVELVPQPIDWNAKEQELNTGKIDCIWNGFTITDERKQAMAFTQPYLRNAQVVVVKKGSPYSTLASLKGKKVGLQAGSSAAGALEAATAFRGSLAQVVEFKDNLTALMDLEARGVDAVVMDLIVAEDNIKRSGKAYRVLQESLAPEVFGVGFRKNDLALRDAVQGALQAMAADGTLAKVTTKWFGKDISVVGKK, translated from the coding sequence ATGAAGAGGATCCTCCTCGCCGCGCTGTGCCTCGCGGCCGTCCACGGAAACGCGCTCGCGGCCGACAGCTCGCTCGCCGCCGTGAAGGCGAAGGGCAAGCTCGTCCTCGGCCTCGACGACTCCTTCCCGCCCATGGGCTTCCGCAACGACGACAACCAGATCGTCGGCTACGACATCGACCTGGCCCGGGACGTCGCCCGGCGGCTCGGGGTCGAGCTCGTCCCGCAGCCCATCGACTGGAACGCCAAGGAGCAGGAGCTCAACACCGGCAAGATCGACTGCATCTGGAACGGCTTCACCATCACCGACGAGCGCAAGCAGGCGATGGCCTTCACCCAGCCCTACCTGCGCAACGCGCAGGTGGTGGTGGTGAAGAAGGGCTCGCCCTACTCCACCCTCGCCAGCCTCAAGGGCAAGAAGGTGGGCCTCCAGGCCGGCTCCTCGGCCGCGGGCGCGCTCGAGGCCGCCACCGCCTTCCGCGGCTCGCTGGCGCAGGTGGTGGAGTTCAAGGACAACCTCACCGCCCTCATGGACCTCGAGGCGCGCGGCGTCGACGCGGTGGTGATGGATCTCATCGTCGCCGAGGACAACATCAAGCGCTCCGGGAAGGCCTACCGCGTCCTGCAGGAGTCGCTGGCGCCCGAGGTCTTCGGGGTCGGGTTCCGCAAGAACGACCTCGCCCTCCGCGACGCCGTCCAGGGCGCGCTCCAGGCGATGGCCGCCGACGGCACCCTCGCCAAGGTCACCACCAAGTGGTTCGGCAAGGACATCTCGGTCGTCGGGAAGAAGTGA
- a CDS encoding amino acid ABC transporter permease: MLKLLGAMLEGSVVSLEIFFLTLLFALPLALPIALGRMSASAIVRGPVHVYTLVMRGTPLILQIIFVYFAPYYLFDASYDRFTAVIVAFTINYAAYFAEIYRGGIQSIPKGQYEAAKVLGFGRADTFFRIVLPQVVKRILPASANEVITLVKDTALAQTIGVAELFRVAQNASARQFSTTPIFVAGAFYFVLNWAVSELFLRLERRLAYYS; this comes from the coding sequence ATGCTGAAGCTCCTGGGGGCGATGCTCGAGGGGTCCGTCGTCTCCCTCGAGATCTTCTTCCTCACCCTGCTCTTCGCGCTGCCCCTGGCGCTGCCGATCGCGCTCGGCCGCATGTCGGCGAGCGCGATCGTGCGCGGCCCGGTGCACGTCTACACGCTGGTGATGCGCGGGACGCCGCTCATCCTCCAGATCATCTTCGTCTACTTCGCCCCGTACTACCTGTTCGACGCCTCGTACGACCGGTTCACCGCGGTGATCGTCGCCTTCACCATCAACTACGCGGCGTACTTCGCCGAGATCTACCGCGGCGGAATCCAGTCGATCCCGAAGGGCCAGTACGAGGCGGCCAAGGTGCTCGGCTTCGGGCGCGCCGACACGTTCTTCCGGATCGTCCTGCCCCAGGTCGTGAAGCGGATCCTGCCCGCCAGCGCCAACGAGGTGATCACGCTGGTGAAGGACACCGCGCTGGCGCAGACCATCGGCGTGGCGGAGCTGTTCCGGGTGGCGCAGAACGCCTCGGCGCGGCAGTTCTCCACCACGCCCATCTTCGTCGCCGGCGCGTTCTACTTCGTGCTGAACTGGGCGGTCTCCGAGCTGTTCCTCCGCCTGGAGCGGCGCCTGGCGTACTACAGCTGA
- the infA gene encoding translation initiation factor IF-1, whose translation MSEKEAGIEVQGRVEESSGGMYRVKIDQGPVVLAYPSGKMKRFHIRIITGDRVKVELSPYDLTRGRITYRDK comes from the coding sequence ATGAGCGAGAAGGAAGCTGGCATCGAGGTGCAGGGCCGGGTCGAGGAGTCGAGCGGCGGCATGTACCGCGTGAAGATCGACCAGGGCCCCGTCGTCCTGGCGTACCCGTCCGGCAAGATGAAGCGGTTCCACATCCGCATCATCACGGGCGACCGGGTGAAGGTGGAGCTCTCGCCGTACGACCTGACGCGCGGCCGCATCACCTACCGCGACAAGTAG
- a CDS encoding putative quinol monooxygenase: MVTEALYVRLEAKAGKEEAVTKFLKDALPVVESERDTQAWFALRLGPTSFGIFDAFPNEAGRQAHLAGQVAAALKSKGGELFAAPPTIDRADVLAAKLPH; this comes from the coding sequence ATGGTCACGGAAGCGCTCTACGTACGGCTGGAGGCGAAGGCGGGGAAGGAGGAGGCCGTCACGAAGTTCCTGAAGGACGCCCTGCCGGTGGTGGAGAGCGAGCGAGACACCCAGGCCTGGTTCGCGCTTCGCCTCGGCCCGACCTCCTTCGGCATCTTCGACGCGTTCCCCAACGAGGCGGGGCGGCAGGCGCACCTCGCCGGCCAGGTGGCGGCGGCCCTGAAGAGCAAGGGCGGCGAGCTGTTCGCGGCCCCGCCCACCATCGACCGGGCGGACGTCCTGGCGGCGAAGCTGCCGCACTGA
- a CDS encoding DUF4272 domain-containing protein, whose amino-acid sequence MSASPEDVRRATLERLAALGFRDLPAVPLLEGARVRRTLPEVRARMLCIHTALVLAYRGMTRKATQGWVERAGLGLHLSPGERQLVARSDRDLGVRLMHRVEALWALAWAAGRAPALDPLECCSDELATWFPDPRQPQAAPQLELPGLRGEAELIAACDLFRCLEGHAFRSGLLLKPLRPGVRATGYSAMNRRLALEWLLVTDRWDRPDGEPDGGWMLQGVTAT is encoded by the coding sequence ATGAGCGCCTCGCCCGAAGACGTCCGCCGCGCGACCCTGGAGCGCCTCGCCGCGCTCGGCTTCCGCGACCTCCCGGCGGTCCCGCTGCTCGAGGGCGCGCGCGTCCGCCGCACGCTCCCTGAGGTTCGGGCGCGCATGCTGTGCATCCACACGGCGCTGGTCCTCGCCTACCGCGGCATGACGCGCAAGGCGACGCAGGGCTGGGTGGAGCGCGCCGGCCTGGGGCTCCACCTCTCGCCGGGCGAGCGCCAGCTGGTGGCCCGCTCCGATCGCGACCTTGGCGTGCGCCTCATGCATCGGGTGGAGGCGCTGTGGGCGCTGGCGTGGGCGGCGGGGCGCGCGCCGGCGCTCGACCCGCTGGAGTGTTGCTCCGACGAGCTGGCGACCTGGTTCCCCGATCCGAGGCAGCCGCAGGCCGCGCCGCAGCTCGAGCTGCCCGGGCTGCGAGGGGAGGCGGAGCTCATCGCGGCGTGCGACCTGTTCCGTTGCCTGGAGGGTCACGCCTTCCGCTCGGGCCTCCTCCTGAAGCCGCTCCGCCCCGGCGTCCGAGCCACCGGGTACTCGGCGATGAACCGGCGGCTCGCCCTCGAGTGGCTCCTCGTGACGGATCGGTGGGATCGGCCGGACGGGGAGCCCGACGGCGGCTGGATGCTGCAGGGCGTGACGGCCACCTGA
- the rdgC gene encoding recombination-associated protein RdgC yields the protein MPVQSGAVTFARFSSEPAGARADAKRWLVRGLRKRAFTPLEARKPELDRAAGFVELADHDATGFEAGLFEGEHALFAWRIDQLKVPAKALKAEVDRWAAAFAAEHGRPPGRREKAVRKEEARQLLRQRVEPSSRVADVSWNLETGEVAIWVTSRKTVDEITAAMEEVFGVTLHPVSVGATASRAKLPEAALGPTAALVGLQGEGVSRGEA from the coding sequence ATGCCCGTCCAGAGTGGTGCGGTCACCTTCGCGCGCTTCAGCTCCGAGCCCGCCGGCGCGCGCGCCGACGCGAAGCGGTGGCTCGTCCGCGGCCTGCGGAAGCGGGCTTTCACGCCGCTCGAGGCGCGCAAGCCGGAGCTGGACCGGGCCGCCGGGTTCGTGGAGCTGGCGGACCACGACGCCACCGGCTTCGAGGCCGGGCTGTTCGAGGGTGAGCACGCCCTGTTCGCGTGGCGCATCGACCAGCTCAAGGTGCCGGCCAAGGCGCTCAAGGCGGAGGTCGATCGCTGGGCCGCGGCGTTCGCGGCCGAGCACGGCCGGCCGCCGGGCCGCCGCGAGAAGGCCGTCCGCAAGGAGGAGGCGCGGCAGCTGCTGCGGCAGCGGGTGGAGCCGTCCTCGAGGGTCGCCGACGTGAGCTGGAACCTGGAGACCGGCGAGGTCGCGATCTGGGTCACCTCGCGGAAGACGGTGGACGAGATCACCGCGGCCATGGAGGAGGTCTTCGGCGTGACGCTCCACCCGGTGTCCGTCGGCGCCACCGCGTCGCGCGCCAAGCTGCCGGAGGCCGCGCTCGGCCCGACGGCGGCGCTCGTAGGCCTGCAGGGTGAGGGGGTGTCGCGTGGCGAAGCGTGA
- a CDS encoding universal stress protein: MALKELLVHVDSGARTTERRDLAFLLARRFGAQVSGWFAENEALGASLVGRRGRSDMDRAAEAARLAFEASARAAGLEAGWWRLEPGEPRHLIDHTTIRCRYTDLAIFGQHDDRESWVPEELVEEVVVGCGRPALVVPAFGRFPDVGKRVVVAWDGSREAARALHDGLPLMREAQSVTLLAFQRPSAGPPGPLPHLDVAAHLAAHGVTARYERVFVGELGPTDTLLNRCAEVGADLIVMGARPQRGLPLQDGGSLRELLRQMTAPVLLSH, encoded by the coding sequence ATGGCCTTGAAGGAGCTGCTCGTGCACGTGGACTCCGGCGCGCGCACGACCGAGCGCCGCGACCTCGCCTTCCTCCTCGCGCGGAGGTTCGGCGCGCAGGTGAGCGGCTGGTTCGCCGAGAACGAGGCCCTGGGCGCGAGCCTGGTGGGGCGCCGCGGCCGGAGCGACATGGATCGCGCCGCGGAGGCGGCGCGGCTCGCGTTCGAGGCGAGCGCCCGAGCGGCGGGCCTCGAGGCGGGGTGGTGGCGGCTCGAGCCCGGCGAGCCCCGGCACCTCATCGACCACACCACCATCCGCTGCCGCTACACCGACCTCGCGATCTTCGGCCAGCACGACGACCGGGAGTCCTGGGTCCCGGAGGAGCTCGTCGAGGAGGTCGTGGTGGGCTGCGGGCGGCCCGCCCTCGTCGTCCCCGCGTTCGGGCGCTTCCCCGACGTGGGGAAGCGGGTGGTGGTCGCCTGGGACGGGAGCCGCGAGGCCGCGCGCGCCCTGCACGACGGCCTGCCGCTCATGCGCGAGGCGCAGAGCGTGACCCTCCTCGCCTTCCAGAGGCCCAGCGCCGGCCCGCCGGGACCGCTCCCGCACCTCGACGTCGCGGCGCACCTGGCCGCGCACGGCGTGACCGCCCGCTACGAGCGCGTCTTCGTGGGCGAGCTGGGGCCCACCGACACGCTGCTCAACCGCTGCGCCGAGGTCGGCGCCGACCTGATCGTCATGGGCGCCCGCCCGCAGCGCGGGCTCCCGCTGCAGGACGGCGGCAGCCTGCGCGAGCTCCTGCGGCAGATGACGGCGCCGGTCCTGCTCTCGCACTGA
- a CDS encoding cupin domain-containing protein — protein sequence MEKVNVAEKLARFQDLWKPRVVAELNGQHVKVVKLRGPFVWHHHEREDEMFLVVRGSLRLEFRDRVVELQAGELLVVPRGTEHRPVAEDEVEVLLFEPASTLNTGNVRDERTVAVPERI from the coding sequence ATGGAGAAGGTGAACGTCGCCGAGAAGCTGGCGCGGTTCCAGGACCTCTGGAAGCCGCGCGTGGTGGCGGAGCTGAACGGGCAGCACGTGAAGGTCGTGAAGCTCCGGGGCCCCTTCGTGTGGCATCACCACGAGCGTGAAGACGAGATGTTCCTGGTGGTCCGCGGCAGCCTGCGGTTGGAGTTCAGGGATCGGGTGGTCGAGCTCCAGGCTGGAGAGCTGCTCGTGGTGCCTCGCGGCACGGAGCACCGACCCGTGGCCGAAGACGAGGTCGAGGTGCTCCTGTTCGAGCCCGCCAGCACGCTCAACACCGGGAACGTCCGCGACGAGCGGACGGTGGCCGTGCCCGAGCGCATCTGA